Part of the Crossiella cryophila genome, AGTCACAACGCCATTGACGTGATCCGCGCCAAGCGCGACCGCAATCGATTGACCGACGAGCAGATCGACTGGGTGATCGACGCCTACACCCGGGGTGTGGTGGCCGACGAGCAGATGTCCGCGCTGGCCATGGCCATCTTCCTGAACGGGATGACGGCCGAGGAGACCGCCCGCTGGACCGCCGCGATGGTCGCCTCCGGCGAGCACCTTGACCTGTCCGCGGTCACCCGGCCCACGGTGGACAAGCACTCCACCGGCGGCGTCGGTGACAAGATCACCCTGCCGCTGGCCCCACTGGTGGCGGCCTGCGGCGCGGCCGTGCCACAGCTGTCCGGCCGGGGCCTCGGCCACACCGGCGGCACCCTGGACAAGCTGGAGTCCATCCCCGGCTGGCGGGCGAACCTGTCCACCGAGGAGATCACCGCCCAGCTCAACTCGGTCGGCGCGGTCATCTGCGCGGCCACCGAGGGCCTGGCGCCGGCCGACCGCAAGCTCTACGCGCTGCGCGATGTCACCGGCACGGTCGAGGCCATCCCGCTGATCGCCAGCTCGATCATGAGCAAGAAGATCGCCGAGGGCGCCCAGTCCCTGGTCCTGGACGTCAAGACCGGCACCGGCGCGTTCATGAAGACCGAGGCCGCCGCCCGCGACCTGGCCAAGGCCCTGGTAGCCATCGGCAAGGCCAACGGCCTCAACATCAGCGCCCTGC contains:
- a CDS encoding thymidine phosphorylase yields the protein MSHNAIDVIRAKRDRNRLTDEQIDWVIDAYTRGVVADEQMSALAMAIFLNGMTAEETARWTAAMVASGEHLDLSAVTRPTVDKHSTGGVGDKITLPLAPLVAACGAAVPQLSGRGLGHTGGTLDKLESIPGWRANLSTEEITAQLNSVGAVICAATEGLAPADRKLYALRDVTGTVEAIPLIASSIMSKKIAEGAQSLVLDVKTGTGAFMKTEAAARDLAKALVAIGKANGLNISALLTDMSIPLGRAVGNAVEVAESIEVLQGNGPADVTELTVALAREMLTLAGIDTDPAPVLASGQAYETWCRMIKAQHGDPDAALPKPNHIHVVEAPATGTLTTLDAYAVGVAAWRLGAGRARKEDPVQHAAGILCHAKPGDHVTKGQPLLELHTNTPEAFTGALAALTGGYQIGDSTPEAKPLILDTLRG